The genomic region ggcggcggttccgtcgGGGCCGCGGGACcggatcttccagggagatccgctccatctctggGATCGGGTTgatttccttctggtgccattccatgggttggctggacatggcgaggctggaatccactggggacctgtagggagagggattgaagcatacccccttccccaggttatgagggggccgggccctgccaagcttggtcttggctcAGGTGGGAGTGGGCCTGAGGTCAGGTTCGAATTGTcagcaatttcaatttcaattctgcaggggggggcaggccatggagGCCCCGGAGGCCCCGCCTACTCccatttctttaatttgtttggacaTGAGCGGGGGGCACGAAGGGCAGGCGACTCCTATGTGGAGTTGGCTTCAAAGACGTCATAAGAATGCGTCGGAGCGATGGTCCGAGCCTCCAAAGAGAGGGGGGGCGAGTGGACCGtcaggggattgtgggtatgcatatctaatttgcaGGACAAAAGGACTTTGGGGGTGCGTTCAGAGAAGGGGATGCGTCAGGAGAGCAAGACAATCACACACTCGGGAGTTGGTCTCTGGGACAAAGGACTGGGggaggttccaccctggggcagaTATACTTACCGTGATCACGGGGGTTGAGGCAGGCATGGCGTTCAGAATTTGGGATcgaatttgagtatcttggggaaatgccgcccgccgaaaccactccttaaggggcggtttcggctaagcgcctggcctttaacatggtattggtagagttgccaggcgcTGAATAAGACGCTATGCACCAGGTGACCACAACCCAAACGGGTTGTGAGTAGGTGCAGATGGCAGTGGCCTCCCCTtaacttggggcctgtcctggcagtgctgcggtaccaggacgggcccagattttaatccagggagggccagtcagccaattggccctcccgcctttgctggttgaaaaaatagaacGAAGTGAGAAAGAAGGAGGGTGTTCCAGAGCGGGGGCTCCGGGGTGGAGGGAGGAAACACAGTCAGAGCTGGGGGGTAGGGATCTCAACGTGGCcagctgctatctgttcttcttctgggtagtGGCCATGGTgggagtggatttatccatcccagactagagtcatcttgacctgactcatgagatcccttccccacaagttaacacGGATGTccaaaacgatggggcggactgtgagctgtcgctcAAGCCCTGGACTGCGGACCGTGAGCGGGCTggtgctccgtctcgcggtctgcttcccccccaccccccagatgcgcgggcaagcctcggttggccactgatcaggccactcggctgctctgatggcccAGTTACGTCGGCGCccggtgtccacaagtcccttgaatggacaccctTCTATAGTGAGCTCCAGATGCGGGCGGGAGCTACTGATAGGCGTTTCTACCGCAGCCCGCGGTGGTGCGGTTGTGCCCGATGGCGatctgggctcgtggcctttattgaatgcGGCGGCAGAGCAgcgtgtggggcaggaggatcagctgtgcgccagctggttccgctgggcaactcctgcggatgtttgtccacacctgaatgtgagCGGCTCCTTGGTGTGTGGAGCCGATGACTCGGGACgacaaacagtccctgctcagcggcggagagCTTTGGGCAAAGATTAACCAGACGGCCCGAGTGGGGATAGGATCGCTGTACTGGAGTGGAACAGCGAGGATCTCATGGGGAACAGAGAAAGAGGTTGGGTACAGGAGAGAGAGATACGCTGGGGAGGCGGTGGTTTGGAGTTTGGGCCTGGGTTCTCGGGGCTGgtttagtattctcctccttggtcctgggctggggagaggcccgggtaagagtttcccgacgggcactcgcttctccagtgaaagcccTCCCGGCATCGGGGGCATTTGGTCCGGGGCTTTCCTAGGGGCCTTCGTCTCCCAGAGGAGAACCCCCCTCCGTCGGGattgtaagcccccccaccgggcgacctacagtccctccggaagtgtccccgcttgccgcagttgaagcactcgtcttggggctgcccccgggtggtggagagtgctgcggctaggaggctggcctgatgggcggaagatctgatatcctggcaagccttaagcatgtcggccagttcggggttcttccctaagcccgtgattgccctgcggcactcagcggaggcgttctctttggcgaggcgcatgaggagctcatgTTGGGCTGTGTCGTTGTCAACttgtctctgcagggcctcctggagcctgttcaggaattcagcgtaaggctcctgaggcttctgccgaacgttggaaaagctctgggttggctgtccggcagcgggcactcttACAAACGCCTTGTAGAAGGCGCAGTCAGAGGcaaccttaagggtggcctccggcagaaCGATCTGCAGCGTCGGGAAAGGCGAAGCCTTAGCAGCCATAGAGCTCTTGGCGGCAGTATAGGCACTGCCAGAGGCTgcccctctgcttatgcattgttggcggtattcgctttcccaaacaacatattgcgcagggttcaagagcatgtgaaaagtggttttccagtcctccggaaccattatgtgattccgtatgactgcttccagcatgcctctcacataggggctggtgatccccacgtcccgtattgccttgcggagctcagtgaagGCGTTATAGCCTATGGGGTGATGCTCAACGCGACTTCGCTGGACAGCGCCGTCCTCTGCcacgtggtcagtgtagtgggctggaGATCAacatcgtcttccgtcagaggtttccttcctctgcagatcgtgggtaatTGGGCTCTTGCTAGAGTTTcgaaactcgcgccattacgtggcatgTGACGGAGGTGCTGTGAAACTTCCAAGAAATGGGAGGGAAAGGCGGAGCAGAAGGCGAACACGAAGGAGGAAAGGCGGACAAAGGGCAGCGCGGGAGTACCTGTGGCCGGGGAGAGTTTGAAGCTTGGGGAGAAAAGGACAGAAGCGTCctgcttagtggatagagaaagttcgggcttgaaattgtaggtgaaagatcaaaaggagggagatccatggcaaagacaccatggacctgcaggctgatggcgacataacactgtctccacgtcagtagcagcgacatcggcgcgcgaggctctctgtgcagagtgcgcccgatgttttcccagtccttaagattgaatgtccccctttctgggtaccatggacattgcctatcaatctcctcaaccaattcgcgcagctcccctctctttacggagactcTGCCGCGTTTCGCTAGTGCTTTCagctcgctaacgtgcttgtcaaaagccgtgcttttacaagcgcccatgcttaccggtggttcgtcagacgagagagtgtcctagaacgcgaatccctggatgcgccgatccagcggtcggtcggtaccgagaagccctttcccaggcgacggtaaggcacggcggaggttcgaggattcccgggtttcggcaccagcttgtagtcttgcctacgaggccccaatgaagagacaagacgcggagatttcatctggtggagagagccagctgcaggaagtgcgggatcccgtgatcctggcaactctgccgtgcgctcgcccctcacaccttttattagggtttcaatgggggcgtgtaagggggtcgggcaggcggaagaacaggaggtcgggagatcaggagagcgggagagcatcatgtgatgcatgatctcatcgggctgctacgtgcgggaggaagcatccgtgtctgggtctaatcttcacctgagggcaggggcccttttgtccctttgtatgggacatctggtgaccgtgagtcaggcagttcatgatccgtgactcatgggggagcccGGAGAGGGTTGGGGCGTTAATAAGGCCAGGAGAGGTCagagccggcaccggcatgcctggcggcTTCACttctgcggttctgctgggttcgctggctcacccctacaccttCCTTTAGCTCAAAGGCAGAATCCAACCCTGCGCTCCACCACCAGGGATGTCCCTTTTCATTTGCTAAACAAAACCACATGGAATGGGCGCGTTTGACAACCGCAAAAGGAACCCCGGacgaagcgcctccatctgccttaatcccaccagcaggcagataagggtgccttAGGTTTCAATtactgaccccaagcacccaaaggactcttttgtgtttttcccgcctgtgcttACGTCATTCAGCCCTCAAAGCTTCCTGCTTCTGgcgcaaaattcaagaagggacaggCCCTCCTGGACTCTACCAATTTGGTTTCCACAAGTGTATACTGTAAATGAAGATGGTTGTGAAGGAAGCTATCCTGTATTTCCCCTGGACTCCCGGGCGGGATAAAGTGTATTTAAGGTGTTGtacagctgctaggcagctgtAGTTGCCGTgatgtggaggtgctgacacgtaggtcagcatctcaataaactcatttttattttcaatattctcgctgtgttgggtcctgtttctgttcctctgcgctgctgagagctggcagatctggggaaataaagttacccaggcagcacggtaacactttcacaattgcttgcaagtggattttgctgttccgtggagtaaaatccatctgcaaagtgcattgagagtgtattattctgcacgtgtggaagagGCCAATGTCATTCCAATCCAGACTGGGCCAGCACGCCTCAGGCCAATGCTCTTGCTCCAGAGTTGGAAAAAAGCACCGATCTCCTCCTCAAGGGCTGAGATTGCCCAAGGCAAGCAATAAACAATCCTTTGGTTACTAAGGAGAGTCATCATATACTCTTATAGGCTCCACTGCAAACTGGACACCCCAAACCCAAAGGGTTCCACTTCCACCTCAGGACCATAGCCAGACATTTTTTGTTAcaggggatttttaaaagaggACAATTCAGCTTAGATGAAAGCAGCTGATGATGTGTCAATACAGAATtgccattttaatttatttgtttttgctttcaagCCAGGGCTGCCTTATCCAGTAGGCACTTTAGACACAGTGTCTGGGGCCTACGAAAATTTTAGGGCCTAAAAAAACAGAAttaacaccaccacccccaaaaaagttacaggaattgggaagaaaaaaccAGCATTTCAAAATGAAGAGATTTATTTTCTCCTCTGCAAtacattcttctttttttacttacCGTATCCGATAATAAAATGTGAGGAGGAAAGGACAGGCAAGGGCCaaggaattggaaaaaaaatgactcCTGATTTTTAATGGATATGCACATCTTGAGGTTGGTAGAGGTCAATAGGGCAGTTTTTGGAACGATTTTGGCGTCAAATGCAGGAGTAGGGTCTACAAAAAGCTTAATGTGGCCCagtgtcaagtcacatctgacttagagcaacccctgctggggttttcagggcaatgacagtcagaggtggtttgccattgcctgccacttcATTACAATCTTGGGATTCCTTGGATCTCCCATCCTAAATACtcaccagggtcaaccctgctcaACATCTGATAACTGACAAGATCAGTTGTCAGGGCACTTCTAAATAACTCAACGCATAAATAATTGTACTCGAAGAATGGAACCGCCCCCTCCCCTTAGTTTTTCCCACACAGCATCTGAAGTATGGGAATTACGTTCGAGGTGAGATGAGTTTTAAGATTCCGGATTATTAGCTATGCATGGTAAAATTTGTATTGGGTTATATGCTGGTCTATGAGTTTTTTACGCCATCTTGTAATTAACTGGTTGTGGTCAGTGGCGTatctcttctggtcacgtggggggcgcaaaatcagtcccccacgtgaccaggaagttctgctgtctcgtcatttttgcatgcctcgaccccgtccaaGGCATGCAAAGTGGCATGACTGAACTttgcagcagaacttcctgctgcctcaagTGCCGGTActcaatcccaccctggactcggccctcccttccctgccagctgggctcctctAGCCCGGCAGCCTGCAGAtcttcttctgacctcccctccgggcaggccagaagagactgcagtcccggccttggagactttcttttataagaactgaggccGGGGGTGCGGCTTGGGGAGCAGAAAGGTGTGGGactggaggtggaacctgggggcaTCATAAGGCCcggaggcgggggggggaggagcagaggaGGCTGGGAGGCGATGcgatcctggagacaatttgtccccaggcaccatttacccctggaacgcctctggttgtggtgggttttccgggctgtgtggccgtggtctggtaggtcttgttcctaacgtttcaactgcatctgtggctggcatcttcagaggtgtatcacagagaagtctgttacggatgcaggcaaaatgttagaaacaagatctaccagactacagccacacagcccagaaaacccacaaccagttgaatccggcgtgaaagccttcgacagtactttGCAATTAACTGTTTTTAACCTCtgtatttttgtatgtttatattattgtatttatcgTATTTATTACATATTGATACAttagccacctcgagccctttgggagattggcggggcacaaatgcaatcaatcaatcaatcaatgtgggTTGTGGAGGGGAAAATTCAGTGGGAAGCACACATTAACTCATGCCTCTGTCCAGTGGAGATTTGCCCATTGCAGTCAGTGGGAATAAAGCCGCCCCCAACGGTTTTCCTGCTTGAAAGCTGCGCGCTGAAACCGCTGACGGCCCTCCCCTGGAAGCTAACCCGCCAGCAGCGGTCTCAAACCTGGCGCCGCCCTCTTATGCAGATCGACTCCGCCTCTCCTCGCCTGCGTAGCCAATCAACGAGAAGGGGCGGCCCTCGCAGGGAGAACTTGCCCGGGCATGTAAGCTGGGTTCGGGAAGCGTTCGCTTCCGGGATTGACACGTGGGGACCCGGCTTGTTTAGGTAATGGGGGGGAAATGGGCCCgggagtggggaagccggggtgcgAAGTTAGGGATTTGAGCCCCAGATCCTTTTCGGAAGGGAGGGTAGGACTGCTTGCGGAAACCTGGGTTCAGTGGAGGGAATAAGGAGGAAGTTTGTGGGTAGGGAAGGAGAGTTAGGGGACTAGAAGGTTTGGGGCCAAGGAGACAGGCCAGGGCTAGGAAGTTTGGGGGTAGAGAAAGAGAGGCGGGGGCTAGGATGTTTGGGGACAAGGAAAGAGAGGCTAGAAAGTTTGAGAGGCTAGAAAGTTTGGTGCCAAGAAACAGGCGGGCAAGGAAGGAGGGGGGCTAGGAAGTTTGGGACTAAGGAAAGAGAGGCGGGGGGCTGGAAGGTTTGGGGCTAAGAAGTTTGGAAGCAGGGGAAAAAGGTGGGAATAGGAAGTCTGGGGACACAGAAAGAGAGGCGGGGGTTGGACAGAAGGAAgtttaggaatttcccaggccagagttggcaaccctaagacgACCTCTATGGGAAAAGTCACTTTCTGAGGATCGCAGCATTTCCTCAGCTAATTTCCTCAGCTCAGATgccccaaatagggttgccagctctgggtggggaaatacttggagattgagcgggggggggggggcaagtgggaGTTTGGTGGGGAGGGGTTTAGTTCCTTCTTTTTGGCATACTTGAATTTCAAACACCacattttttaattgctgttttgggGGGAGCATTCAGTCATGGAATCCTATAGCTCAATTGAACCTCTGTGGACAGGGGCAGTATAACTTTAATATCAGATTCTCAACACAAACAGGGATCATCAACAGGCAAAACATCTTGGTAgctgctgtttctttaaaaaagaatgcaGGGATGTGATTTTAAATACTCCTTCCCTGCATGAAACTTGAGagaaagctagggttgccagcacttgGCTGGAAAATAACTGGGAGCCCAAGGTGGGTGGGGTTTGAAAGGcctccttccaaagctgccattttttacctggaggttggcacccttaGTCCCCTATCAGTTTGGCACATCATTGCAATCCTTGCTAGTAAAGTTTCTAACATTGGGGGAAGGTTTGTATATTGCTGCCCAAATAGCAAGCAAAAATAAAACCTCATAAAACTACGGAGCAATGCTTGAGTAAGCTGGGCAAACACTTGCCTGAGATGCTTTGAGATGatcctacatcagtgatggcgaacctatggcacgggtgccagaggtggcactcagagccctctctgtgggcatgcacaaacagagtgccccctcacacacatctaggctggcctgggccactgggctcaattattagcatttagcattaaacctaagacctagttttggggaagcagtgtaggtaatcctgttaagcgctgtttaaccccactgattttcatacaaagaactaaaccccactgattttcatgcaaagaactgggagtaagcttggttgctggcaatggggcttgcttctgagtaaaccttcctagggtcatgattcacctgtttgaagagttgcatggttgcttcaaagcaaagccaacaactaccaccaagcttactcccgagtaatgcacgcctcggagccaaccgttttttctaaactaaaacctcagtattcaggttaaagtgctatgttggcactttgcaataaataagtgggttttgggttgcagtttgggcactcggtctcaaaaaggttcgccatcactgtcctacattGAGCAAGGAGTTGGACTAGGTGGCCTGTTtgaccccttccaattctatgattctatatgatGATGCTTTGTACTaaatcagaccattagtctatTGAGGACATATTTGGTACACAGACAGGCAGCAGCTATCCTGGGTCTAAGTTgagatctgccacttgagctgtggaggcttatctggtgaactagattagcctgtgcgctccaacacaccaCAGCTGGGtcactttgggcaagtcacaggtcttctgagctctctcagccccatccactttacagggtgtttgttggggaagggatgggagactgtaaacccctttgagtctccttacaggagaaaaagggggagtatgaatccaaactcctcttcttcatgtctTGATCCTTCTGGCTACCAAACAACTTGATTCCTCTGGCTATTAAACAGGCACCCTGTCTCCAAACCACGGCCCTTCCACTTTTGGATCCATAGCTTTGGCTCTGCTAACTgtcacattttctctctttttttggcaagGCGCCTTCTAGCAGCAGACATCGGCTTGGGGGAATGAATCCGGCCAAAGCCGACCAGGTGGGTCGTTTGGGGGTGGATGGCCACCTTCTCATGCACCTCCACTGCAAGTGGGATCCAGGCCTGTTTCTCAATAAAGCTCTTCCAGGTGTCCAGGCTGGAAGGCGCAGTAAAAAAAAGTGCAGGAAGCACCAGCGTTGTCTGGTGCGTAAGATGCTGGAACAGAAGGAGTTGCCGGGATGCGGAGTGGAAGAGGAGACCCTGGGCGTGGCATCAGACCTCTTGAAGAGCGGCAGAAAGCAGGGCCAGAAAGCCAGCCAGTTGGCCACGGAGGAGGTGGGGAAGAGTTTTGCCATGCTCCGTCCAGCGAAGTCGGTTCCATCTACTGGAACAGCCAGGCAGTGTTCTTCTTCCCGAGACGGTGGGAATGCGATTCCCTTGCCCTTCGGCTCTGCTGCGGATGCCAATTCTTTGTCCTATCTGACGCCCAAGTCTAAGAAGCCGGTGGCTGTAGATTGTGAAATGGTGGGCACAGGCCCCGCCGGGAAAGTGAGCGAGCTGGCTCGGTGCTCGGTGGTGAACTACGACGGGGACGTGATCTACGACAAATACATCCGGCCGCAGATGCCAGTTGTGGATTATAGGACTCGGTGGAGTGGGATCACCTGGCGGCACATGGCGAAGGCGACTCCTTTCATGAAGGCACGGGCAGAGGTGAGGTTGTGgctttgtggtgtagtggttaaaggcaggtggattctaatctggagaactgggtttgatttccactctccaccacctgagtggcagaggcttatctggtggatgtgtttctgcattcctgctgggtgaccttgggctagtcacagttcttcagaactctctcaacctcacctacctcataagggtctgttgtggggagaggaagggaaaggagcttgtaagcctccttgagtctccttacaggagagaaaagtggagtataagtcCAAAATTTCTCTTCTTTGTCCCAGCACTGCAGCTGATGTAACACAAGGGTCCTCAGTGGGTGCTTGCCAGCACCTTTTCttgcacccaccaagtgtttttagaaagtgagtgagaTCGAGTAgcgcttttgcccaggaaggatTCTGATTAACAATTGGAGTTTTGATCAACTGGTAGATTTGTAAAAAATGATGGTTCGGCAGCAGCTGCCCTCACAGCATAAGGATCTAAACCGTGTGATTGAAGCTGAGCTGTGGCGGTCATTTTGTGACTGACcctgcctcctgcggcagccattttgagagaGCTGTTTTGTGCCTGTACCCACTATGCCTTGTCGCAATTCCAAATGTATCGACAGCATCAAGGAGAAAaatatgagtttggatttataccccacctttccctcttgtagggagactcaaagtgtGGCCTTGGGCTCACCCAGCGGCacctggcttacaaactcctttcccttcctctctccacaacagacaggtTACAGGTATCtgttgagaggaagggaaaggagcttgtaagttgccttgagtctccttacaggagagaaggggagggatataaatccagacttttcctttttgtgaggtaagtggggctgagagggttctgaaggaactgtgactcgcccaggaggaatgtaggtgtggggacacaaatctggttcaccagaaaaggagagtttggatttataccccatctttctttcctgtaaagagactcaaggcagattacaaacttttttcctttcctcttcccacaacagacaccttttggggtaggtggggccgagagagatCAAAtaaaagtgtgactggcccaagatcatccagcagaaatgtaggagtggggaaacaaatctggttcaccagataagactccgctgctcataTAGAGGACCCGGTTCtctaggttagaatccacctggtcataaccactacaccataccacTCATGTGGTCACCTTTTATTATGCAAAGTAGTGAGTTTCCCCATCTGCCGCATGAATGAAGTATTTCAAAGACAGACAGCCCTGGCTGAATGTTCacagtctggttttttttttaattgataatttTATTGGATAAGAAGGATtaacaatttgaatttcagttattgcaggattaacagaaattgttacatataGGTTTTTGCATAAAGTTATTACATgaaaaaatctatccatttaaaaacaactcattctaacttatgtatctcaattttttaaataatatacttccagctaggatacatataatctaatacatttaattcagttcaattttgatctatctatttagtatatatacttgttgctgttttatacagaaagagatttgtatattagattctaactagatgacctgagatacatataaactagtccatcataactatatacttcatctttgttacttaaatctaatatttcctccttAATAAGTGAGGTTGAATAAGGTTTGTTACATCAATACACATCAATACATATTATCTATACATAAAAGGGTGttaataataaaagaaacaacTTGGTCTTCCGTAAATTGCTGTCtatagagaggaaaagagaaaggaatgtTCACAGTCTGTCCCTGTTTGAGTTGACGGCCAGACAGTCTTGGTTTTCAAGGGGTCTGCTAAGTAGTGGCAGCTTCTTGCTTCCTTTCTTTCTGGATTTCTCAAAGCATTTATGCACTCATTCGTTCATACAagctcaaggcgacttacaacAATTTGTTAGATGAAACAAGATCAGTAAGAAAAAAGTTATCCGCATCCCAGCACCATTTACATCTGCTGAGGGGGAAATAAAACACTGGAGAGTTAAACTAATCCCCCTTAATAAAATCAGAAAACATTCACACAATATgttgaaagggaaagagaaaacgAAGGCCAACTAGTTGGAAATTTGCTGTGTCCAGCacgtggaacaactctgttttacggGCCTGGCAAAATTGTACTAAATCCGGCACTGCTCGGGTCTCCACCCTGCtggagccagagccaaaaaagctcTAGTCCTGATGGTGAAGTGCCTGGcagcttttgggccagggatcgcCAGGTCATACTGCCTAGCACctgtgtccttttaaaaaaccatcagCGCTGCCATTTAAGAGGCATGCAGGCAAGGAAAAGGCCTGGAGCGACATTGTAACCACTCtgccactctggctctcacttcattttaaaatataagaaCCATATTCTCgtccttctccccccctccccccgcaaaaaaaagaCCCCCAGTGTGATGGTCGACTGACAACCGTTTTTGCCCTTGCAGATCCTACAGATCCTAAGAGACAAGATCGTGGTGGGGCACGCCCTCCACAATGACTTCCGAGCCCTGAAGTATTTCCATCCCCACGAATGGATGCGCGACACGAGCCAGAGCCCCCTcctgagagagaagggggggctcCCTCTAAAATCCAGCGCCTCTCTCAAGAGCCTTGCCCAGCGGCTGCTGAACAGACAGATTCAGGTAAGCTTCCTT from Sphaerodactylus townsendi isolate TG3544 linkage group LG17, MPM_Stown_v2.3, whole genome shotgun sequence harbors:
- the AEN gene encoding apoptosis-enhancing nuclease, producing MNPAKADQVGRLGVDGHLLMHLHCKWDPGLFLNKALPGVQAGRRSKKKCRKHQRCLVRKMLEQKELPGCGVEEETLGVASDLLKSGRKQGQKASQLATEEVGKSFAMLRPAKSVPSTGTARQCSSSRDGGNAIPLPFGSAADANSLSYLTPKSKKPVAVDCEMVGTGPAGKVSELARCSVVNYDGDVIYDKYIRPQMPVVDYRTRWSGITWRHMAKATPFMKARAEILQILRDKIVVGHALHNDFRALKYFHPHEWMRDTSQSPLLREKGGLPLKSSASLKSLAQRLLNRQIQVSRKGHSSVEDAQASMELYRLVEVQWEKDMTTRLASSPANGPPVNCSDNDRYMDDQYWPDDLNLDCK